In one Candidatus Nitronereus thalassa genomic region, the following are encoded:
- a CDS encoding Na/Pi cotransporter family protein, with protein sequence MNTVLIIGQLAGGIGLFLLAMKFITDGLKLAGGDALRTLLGQWTKTPAQGIATGCLLTAVVQSSSAVTVATIGFVNAGLLTLFQAVGVIYGSNIGTTMTAWLVAILGFNIKVELFALPMIGIGIPMWFLSPTSRKGAAGQVFAGFGLFFIGIDTLKNAFQTVAQSVNFAIVTEYGIVGVILLVGIGFLLTVLTQSSSAAIAMTLTAASGGVLGLPSAAAMVIGSNLGTTSTAFFASLGATPNAKRVAAAHIVFNAVTGIVALAILPLLIWFILETGRVLKLDETPTVVLALFHTTFNILGVVLLWPFTQRLVAWLRHQYRTTEEDDTRPRYLDDTVMATPALAMNALIMEIDRIGVLARQTAVAILTHGSDYGRRLQSRKETLMQLVETVGDFINKTQKLSLDAQDAAVLSQTLRATHYFAEATDLVIGVAGLRTTAQRLQDHSVIQDLTDYMRTATNWLAKIELRSTKSNIDFIQQGYESLEQDYQTIKDRLLRSGATAQIGLRELDHLLDLLSRLSRALERQLKGVKILVLLLEERNLTVAKKEGRPKHQEQKDKKMKIDDNEKTRLV encoded by the coding sequence ATGAACACCGTACTAATCATCGGACAGCTGGCAGGAGGCATTGGACTATTTCTCCTCGCCATGAAATTCATTACCGATGGGCTAAAACTCGCCGGCGGCGATGCCTTACGAACTCTGCTGGGGCAATGGACCAAAACCCCTGCGCAAGGTATTGCGACAGGCTGCCTGCTCACTGCCGTTGTCCAATCTTCCAGCGCCGTCACTGTCGCCACCATAGGATTTGTCAACGCAGGACTGCTGACCTTGTTTCAAGCGGTTGGCGTCATCTATGGCTCGAATATTGGCACAACCATGACCGCATGGCTTGTCGCCATCCTCGGATTCAACATTAAAGTGGAACTGTTTGCCTTACCCATGATCGGCATCGGCATTCCGATGTGGTTCCTTTCTCCAACTTCGAGAAAAGGGGCGGCCGGGCAAGTGTTCGCAGGATTCGGTTTGTTTTTTATCGGGATTGATACGCTAAAAAATGCCTTTCAAACGGTGGCGCAATCCGTCAATTTTGCAATAGTCACAGAGTACGGCATAGTGGGTGTGATTTTACTTGTCGGCATTGGATTTCTCTTAACCGTTCTCACCCAATCCTCAAGTGCCGCGATTGCCATGACCTTGACTGCAGCTAGTGGGGGCGTGTTGGGATTGCCGAGTGCGGCAGCCATGGTCATTGGATCAAACCTTGGGACGACATCAACCGCCTTTTTTGCCTCCCTTGGCGCGACACCCAACGCCAAACGCGTCGCTGCCGCCCATATTGTGTTCAACGCCGTGACAGGTATTGTGGCCCTCGCCATCCTCCCACTACTAATATGGTTCATCCTTGAAACCGGGCGGGTGTTAAAACTCGATGAAACGCCAACCGTCGTCTTGGCCTTATTTCACACCACCTTCAATATTCTGGGAGTCGTTCTTCTTTGGCCTTTTACACAGCGACTCGTCGCTTGGCTTCGACATCAATACCGAACCACCGAAGAAGACGACACCCGCCCACGCTACCTTGATGACACCGTCATGGCGACTCCGGCCTTGGCCATGAATGCGTTAATCATGGAGATTGATCGAATTGGCGTGTTGGCTCGTCAAACTGCCGTGGCCATACTCACCCATGGAAGCGACTATGGCCGTCGACTCCAAAGCCGGAAAGAAACGCTCATGCAATTAGTCGAAACGGTTGGGGATTTCATCAACAAAACCCAAAAACTTTCCCTAGATGCACAAGACGCCGCCGTGCTTTCCCAAACCTTACGCGCTACCCATTATTTTGCTGAAGCCACAGACTTAGTCATTGGGGTAGCAGGATTACGAACCACAGCCCAGAGGTTGCAGGATCATTCGGTGATACAGGACTTAACCGACTACATGCGCACTGCCACCAATTGGCTGGCGAAGATTGAGTTACGATCAACGAAATCCAACATCGACTTTATCCAACAGGGATACGAATCGTTGGAGCAGGATTATCAAACCATTAAGGATCGTCTCTTGCGAAGTGGCGCCACGGCCCAAATTGGCCTTCGTGAACTCGACCACCTTCTTGATTTGCTGAGCCGACTAAGCCGCGCCTTGGAACGACAGCTGAAGGGCGTAAAAATCCTCGTCCTCCTTCTCGAAGAACGAAATCTCACCGTCGCCAAAAAAGAAGGCCGCCCAAAGCATCAGGAACAGAAAGACAAGAAAATGAAAATCGATGATAACGAAAAAACGAGGCTGGTCTAA
- a CDS encoding nucleotidyltransferase domain-containing protein: MVNQAVVTVIQDYIQEVKKRGVRISKAVLFGSYAKGKENPDSDIDLLLVGPDFDPRPSRALVAELWRARAKTDSRIEPVAVGNKCWEEDDTDLLIEVARREGVSISPI, encoded by the coding sequence ATGGTTAACCAAGCAGTCGTAACAGTCATCCAAGATTACATACAGGAAGTGAAGAAAAGAGGGGTGAGAATATCGAAGGCTGTGCTCTTTGGGTCCTATGCAAAGGGCAAAGAGAATCCTGACAGTGATATTGATCTTCTTCTCGTTGGACCAGATTTTGACCCACGACCTAGTCGGGCGTTGGTCGCAGAATTATGGCGTGCACGAGCAAAGACCGACAGCCGGATCGAACCCGTGGCTGTTGGGAATAAATGCTGGGAAGAGGATGACACAGATTTGCTCATTGAAGTCGCTCGAAGGGAAGGGGTTTCGATTAGTCCCATTTAA
- a CDS encoding HEPN domain-containing protein, protein MNVQKHVEYWLNSAKEDWEIAQDLLFRNKTRHGLFFAHLALEKALKAQVCRTTKDVAPRIHALLRLAERANLDLTEETKIFLAEFDRYQLEGRYPENLMEPPDTGEAQEQMARAQEIYQWLTKQS, encoded by the coding sequence ATGAATGTTCAAAAACATGTCGAGTATTGGTTGAATTCTGCGAAAGAAGATTGGGAGATTGCCCAGGACTTACTATTTCGAAATAAGACAAGGCATGGACTGTTCTTTGCTCACCTAGCCCTAGAAAAGGCCTTGAAAGCACAAGTCTGTCGGACAACAAAGGATGTTGCTCCACGAATCCATGCTTTATTACGCTTGGCAGAAAGAGCGAATCTTGATCTTACGGAAGAGACGAAAATATTTTTGGCGGAATTCGATCGGTATCAACTTGAGGGTCGTTATCCGGAGAATTTAATGGAGCCACCCGATACAGGGGAAGCCCAGGAGCAAATGGCTAGAGCCCAGGAGATATACCAATGGTTAACCAAGCAGTCGTAA
- the glgB gene encoding 1,4-alpha-glucan branching protein GlgB gives MKNQSSASIAESTKSVYPEVFDKVARAEWWNPFEVLGPQEERRKGQAAFVVRTYLPDAASVVVVPADTTQEPIPMQAIEPPGFFEAQVPKRLAPEAYCLRVTHSNGGVSESHDPYAFTPFLSEFDLHLFGEGKLYQAYEKLGAHPCKHQGVNGVNFAVWAPNAMRVSVVGDFNGWDGRRHPMRSRGGTGIWELFIPDLAEWEKYKYEIRPKDSEVPLLKADPYATQAELRPNTASVVRNVSGYQWKDSDWLQARQSHDVLTKPISIYELHLGSWRRVPEEGGRWLTYRELAEQLIPYVKEMGFTHIELMPVVEHPFDGSWGYQSTGYFAPTRRFGTAEDFMAFVDACHQANIGVIMDWAPAHFPDDPHGLAWFDGTHLFDHSDPRMGYHPEWKSRIFNYGRVEVRNFLINSALMWFDRYHIDGLRVDAVASMLYLDYARKHGEWVPNRFGGNENLEAVEFLKELNVMVHQEHPGTMMIAEESTAWGGVSRPTYVGGLGFTFKWNMGWMHDTLNYFSEDPVHRRYHHHNVTFGLVYAFTENFVLVLSHDEVVHGKKSLLDKMPGDPWQRFANLRSLYGHMWAHPGKKMLFMGGEIGQWWEWNHEDSLQWHLLDYEPHQGLQKYVADLNRLYVNEPALHQVDFDWTGFQWIDLHDSDQSTLSYIRRAKDQTDQIVCVFNFTPVPREGYRLGVPMGGYYQELLNSDAEIYGGSNLGNGGGVNAEETPWHGQSHSIVITLPPLSALFFKPRP, from the coding sequence ATGAAAAATCAATCATCCGCAAGTATAGCTGAATCCACTAAATCCGTATACCCCGAGGTATTTGATAAAGTCGCTCGGGCGGAGTGGTGGAATCCCTTCGAAGTGCTCGGCCCCCAGGAAGAACGGCGGAAAGGGCAGGCAGCCTTTGTGGTACGAACCTATCTTCCCGATGCTGCCTCCGTGGTGGTGGTTCCTGCTGATACCACACAAGAGCCCATTCCTATGCAGGCTATTGAGCCTCCCGGGTTTTTCGAAGCCCAGGTTCCTAAGCGTCTTGCCCCTGAGGCCTATTGTTTACGGGTGACCCATTCCAACGGGGGAGTTTCTGAGTCGCATGATCCTTATGCTTTCACACCCTTCTTAAGTGAATTTGATTTGCATTTGTTTGGGGAAGGAAAATTGTATCAGGCATATGAAAAATTGGGCGCGCATCCCTGTAAGCATCAAGGAGTGAACGGCGTGAACTTTGCGGTTTGGGCGCCGAATGCCATGCGCGTCAGTGTGGTGGGAGATTTCAATGGGTGGGATGGTCGTCGTCATCCCATGCGCTCAAGAGGGGGAACGGGAATATGGGAATTGTTTATTCCTGATTTAGCAGAATGGGAAAAGTACAAATATGAAATTCGTCCCAAGGATAGTGAAGTGCCATTACTGAAAGCCGATCCCTATGCGACCCAAGCCGAACTGCGCCCGAATACGGCCTCGGTCGTCAGAAATGTTTCTGGATACCAATGGAAAGATTCCGACTGGCTCCAGGCGCGGCAATCTCATGATGTGTTAACTAAGCCCATTTCGATTTATGAGTTACACCTGGGCTCATGGAGACGCGTGCCGGAAGAAGGCGGGCGGTGGCTCACCTACCGGGAACTTGCCGAGCAACTCATTCCTTATGTAAAGGAGATGGGGTTTACGCACATCGAGCTCATGCCCGTGGTCGAGCATCCCTTTGACGGGTCCTGGGGCTATCAATCCACCGGGTATTTCGCGCCCACCAGACGGTTTGGCACGGCCGAAGATTTCATGGCGTTTGTGGATGCCTGCCACCAAGCGAATATCGGCGTCATTATGGATTGGGCTCCCGCGCATTTTCCTGACGATCCCCATGGGTTGGCATGGTTTGATGGGACGCATTTGTTTGATCATTCCGACCCGCGAATGGGGTATCACCCCGAATGGAAAAGCCGCATCTTCAATTATGGCCGGGTAGAGGTTCGAAACTTTCTGATTAATAGCGCCTTGATGTGGTTCGACCGATATCATATCGATGGCTTACGCGTGGATGCCGTGGCCTCCATGTTGTATTTGGATTATGCGCGAAAGCATGGCGAATGGGTGCCGAATCGATTCGGGGGCAATGAAAATTTAGAAGCCGTCGAATTTCTGAAAGAACTTAATGTCATGGTCCATCAGGAGCATCCGGGAACCATGATGATTGCGGAGGAATCCACCGCTTGGGGCGGGGTCTCGCGGCCGACTTATGTCGGCGGGCTTGGGTTTACGTTCAAATGGAATATGGGCTGGATGCACGATACCTTGAACTATTTCAGCGAAGATCCGGTGCATCGCCGATATCATCACCATAATGTAACCTTTGGGTTGGTCTACGCGTTCACGGAAAATTTCGTGCTGGTCCTGTCTCATGACGAAGTCGTGCATGGCAAGAAATCGTTGCTTGATAAAATGCCCGGCGATCCTTGGCAGCGATTTGCCAACTTGCGATCCCTCTACGGACACATGTGGGCACACCCTGGGAAGAAGATGCTCTTCATGGGTGGCGAAATTGGGCAATGGTGGGAATGGAACCATGAGGATAGTTTACAATGGCATTTGCTGGACTATGAACCTCATCAGGGCTTGCAAAAATATGTTGCGGATTTGAATCGGTTGTATGTCAATGAACCGGCGCTCCATCAAGTCGATTTTGATTGGACGGGGTTTCAATGGATTGACCTGCATGATAGCGACCAGTCCACGCTGTCCTATATTCGCCGTGCCAAGGACCAGACGGACCAAATTGTGTGCGTGTTTAACTTCACCCCTGTGCCGCGAGAAGGCTATCGCCTAGGTGTGCCAATGGGTGGTTATTATCAGGAGCTCTTGAATAGTGATGCTGAAATTTATGGTGGGAGTAACCTGGGTAATGGTGGCGGGGTGAATGCCGAGGAAACCCCATGGCATGGGCAATCCCATTCAATCGTGATTACCCTTCCTCCGCTTTCGGCGCTGTTTTTTAAGCCAAGGCCCTAG
- a CDS encoding LapA family protein, with protein MPFSFIAALLIVFLAVAFSLQNDQVVSITFFKWDFQGSLVLILLTTLFLGMLIHLLVSLPARIRKSRQASHLHKRVTELEQSLARQGQAPPH; from the coding sequence ATGCCTTTTTCCTTCATTGCCGCACTGCTCATTGTTTTTTTGGCCGTCGCGTTTTCATTACAAAATGACCAAGTAGTTTCGATTACATTTTTCAAATGGGATTTTCAGGGTTCATTAGTTCTGATATTATTAACGACATTATTTCTCGGTATGCTCATTCACTTGTTGGTATCGCTGCCCGCCAGAATTCGAAAATCACGGCAGGCCTCACATTTACACAAACGGGTCACGGAGTTAGAGCAATCTTTAGCCAGGCAAGGGCAAGCTCCACCCCATTGA
- the glgC gene encoding glucose-1-phosphate adenylyltransferase — MVERSPQRVLAMIMAGGKGERLMPLTEQRSKPAVPFAGTYRIVDFVLSNFLNSGVLAMYVLVQYRSQSLIEHLRRAWGIGSPNRQSFITVVPPQMKGRGKWYEGTADAVYQNLNIVQDFAPNLVAVFGADHIYRMDIRQMIQFHLDNQADATVAALPVPIESAKGFGIIKADAKHRIKGFDEKPQNPKAMPGNPKMAFSSMGNYIFNVDVLMKALEHDATGTGSHDFGRDILPTLIKSHKIMAYNFLDNVVPGVHPYEEWGYWRDVGTLEAYWQANMDILGENPIFDLRNVNWPIMTDASGEPIASIVRSQLDDAMVGQGSLVVDAKIRRSVIGRNVRIGEGAEIEECVILDGTVVGPKARLRRVISDRFNLIPPGTELGHDQLRDHNLRYSVDKSGIIVIPRGHSYGGRAVPLILNK, encoded by the coding sequence ATGGTAGAGAGAAGCCCCCAACGAGTCTTAGCCATGATCATGGCAGGCGGCAAAGGCGAACGCCTGATGCCCCTCACCGAACAGCGCAGCAAACCCGCGGTGCCCTTTGCTGGGACCTACCGAATCGTGGATTTTGTACTCAGTAATTTCCTCAATTCCGGCGTCTTGGCCATGTACGTGTTGGTGCAATACCGGTCCCAATCACTCATTGAACATCTACGTCGCGCTTGGGGGATTGGCAGTCCAAACCGCCAATCCTTTATTACCGTGGTTCCACCACAAATGAAGGGGCGTGGCAAATGGTACGAGGGCACGGCGGACGCCGTCTATCAAAACCTGAATATCGTCCAAGATTTTGCGCCCAACCTCGTAGCCGTGTTTGGCGCAGATCATATTTACCGGATGGATATTCGGCAAATGATTCAATTTCACCTGGATAATCAAGCCGATGCCACCGTCGCCGCGTTGCCCGTGCCTATCGAATCGGCCAAGGGCTTTGGCATTATCAAGGCTGATGCGAAACATCGTATTAAGGGATTCGACGAAAAACCCCAAAACCCGAAAGCCATGCCCGGGAACCCTAAAATGGCCTTTTCTTCCATGGGGAACTACATTTTCAATGTCGATGTGCTCATGAAAGCCTTGGAACACGATGCCACCGGTACTGGCTCGCATGACTTTGGACGGGATATCCTCCCCACTCTTATTAAATCCCATAAGATCATGGCGTATAATTTTCTCGATAATGTGGTTCCCGGCGTACATCCCTATGAGGAATGGGGATATTGGCGGGATGTCGGTACACTTGAAGCCTATTGGCAAGCCAATATGGACATTCTCGGCGAGAATCCTATCTTCGACCTTCGGAATGTCAATTGGCCCATCATGACCGATGCCTCCGGCGAACCCATTGCCAGTATAGTGCGTTCACAATTGGATGATGCTATGGTGGGCCAAGGTAGCTTAGTAGTGGATGCCAAAATCCGGCGATCCGTCATCGGCCGGAACGTCAGAATCGGCGAGGGCGCGGAAATTGAAGAATGCGTGATTCTTGATGGTACCGTTGTCGGCCCCAAGGCTCGTCTGCGTCGTGTGATTTCCGACCGTTTCAATCTCATACCGCCCGGAACTGAATTGGGACATGACCAACTTCGCGATCACAACCTGCGCTACTCTGTCGACAAGTCTGGGATTATCGTTATCCCTCGCGGACATTCCTATGGCGGTCGGGCCGTTCCCCTTATTCTTAATAAATAA